In Paracoccus fistulariae, a single window of DNA contains:
- a CDS encoding transglycosylase domain-containing protein, which yields MKRPTGTPKRTGRSPVAEKRNLAPTQKTKETKSSTVRRHKQKPRGNVVVRSIVGTVNLIWRIIWGSFWRLAMVVLLIVGGATAYYYASLPEPEDLFDARARGSVTMLDNRGDVFAWRGETFGTVSSDRIAPVLKEAVISTEDRRFYGHMGISPRGIASAIKINLAEGRGALEGNGGSTITQQVAKLLCLGETFDPIRWKNEAEFEQDCRVGSLWRKIKEVPYSFALEAKYSKDDILNIYMNRSYLGAGARGFEAASQRYFNKPASDVNASEAAMLAGLLKAPSYYAPTANLQRSQDRANVILGLMGEQDYLTDEEVAQARAHPAVLSQAAAARAGGYFADWVMETGPGFLTSETTEDVTIRTTFDQRIQRAAERALKRVFDEKVAPGSKAEAAVVVMSADGAVRAMIGGRDTTVNGVFNRAIQAKRQTGSSFKPFVYAAALEAGYSPSTMIEDGPLTIRIPGGRSWSPKNYTRRFYGSVSLTTALKKSLNTATIRLQEAVGREAVRRVAHDFGIVSNLTTSPSLGLGASEATLLELTGSYAGIRNGGTSVAPYGLIELRIKGDDQPLMGQAGGLGARVISQRAAGQLIYMMQQVIDSGTGGRAKMGSRPVAGKTGTTSSYRDAWFVGFSEQYVTGVWMGYDDNTPLKGVTGGGLPAEIWQAVMTDIHEGLPELPLSTVSPDGSGIILSGDNGGPKVVTSGSADDPLAAALAGVINSSGQGGQPPANGDAPTAPRTPGSSTEANSDDALTRALNGILGGN from the coding sequence ATGAAACGACCGACCGGCACTCCGAAGCGCACGGGCCGCAGCCCCGTTGCCGAAAAACGCAATCTGGCACCGACGCAGAAGACGAAAGAGACGAAATCCTCGACGGTTCGTCGGCACAAGCAGAAGCCGCGCGGAAACGTCGTTGTGCGGTCGATCGTGGGGACGGTCAACCTGATCTGGCGGATCATCTGGGGCTCGTTCTGGCGGCTGGCCATGGTGGTGCTGCTGATCGTGGGCGGCGCGACGGCCTATTACTATGCCAGCCTGCCCGAACCCGAGGATCTGTTCGACGCCCGCGCACGCGGTTCGGTCACGATGCTGGACAATCGCGGCGACGTCTTTGCCTGGCGGGGCGAGACGTTCGGAACAGTCTCCAGCGACAGGATCGCGCCGGTTCTGAAAGAGGCCGTGATCTCGACCGAGGACCGTCGCTTTTATGGCCATATGGGCATCAGCCCGCGCGGCATCGCCAGCGCCATCAAGATCAACCTGGCCGAAGGCCGCGGCGCGCTTGAGGGGAACGGTGGTTCGACCATCACCCAGCAGGTCGCGAAACTGCTTTGTCTGGGCGAAACTTTCGACCCGATCCGCTGGAAGAACGAGGCGGAATTCGAACAGGATTGCCGCGTCGGCTCGCTGTGGCGCAAGATCAAGGAAGTGCCTTACTCTTTCGCGCTGGAGGCCAAATATTCCAAGGATGACATCCTCAACATCTATATGAACCGCTCCTATCTGGGCGCCGGTGCGCGCGGGTTCGAGGCTGCAAGCCAGCGTTACTTCAACAAGCCGGCTTCGGATGTGAATGCCTCCGAGGCCGCGATGCTGGCAGGGCTGCTGAAGGCGCCCAGCTATTACGCACCAACCGCCAATCTGCAGCGGTCGCAGGACCGTGCGAATGTGATTCTGGGTCTGATGGGCGAACAGGATTACCTGACCGATGAAGAGGTCGCGCAGGCCCGCGCCCATCCCGCCGTGCTGTCACAGGCCGCCGCAGCGCGGGCCGGGGGGTATTTTGCGGATTGGGTCATGGAAACCGGTCCCGGCTTCCTGACCAGCGAAACCACCGAGGATGTCACCATCCGCACCACCTTCGACCAGCGCATTCAGCGCGCCGCAGAACGCGCGTTGAAGCGGGTCTTTGACGAAAAGGTCGCGCCGGGCAGCAAGGCCGAGGCTGCCGTCGTCGTCATGTCGGCCGATGGCGCGGTCCGCGCCATGATCGGCGGGCGCGACACCACGGTGAACGGCGTCTTCAACCGCGCCATTCAGGCCAAGCGCCAGACCGGATCCAGCTTCAAACCCTTCGTTTACGCGGCCGCGCTTGAGGCGGGCTATTCCCCCTCGACGATGATCGAGGACGGGCCGCTGACCATCCGCATTCCGGGCGGGCGCAGCTGGTCGCCCAAGAACTATACCCGCCGTTTCTATGGCAGCGTCAGCCTGACCACGGCGCTCAAGAAATCGCTGAACACGGCGACGATTCGCCTGCAAGAGGCGGTTGGCCGCGAGGCCGTGCGCCGCGTCGCGCATGATTTCGGCATCGTCAGCAATCTGACCACCAGCCCGTCACTTGGCCTTGGCGCGTCCGAGGCGACGCTGCTGGAACTGACCGGCTCTTATGCCGGGATCCGCAATGGCGGCACCTCGGTCGCGCCCTATGGCCTGATCGAGCTGCGCATCAAGGGCGACGATCAGCCGCTGATGGGACAGGCCGGCGGTCTGGGCGCGCGGGTGATCAGCCAGCGCGCGGCGGGTCAGCTGATCTATATGATGCAGCAGGTGATCGACAGCGGCACTGGCGGGCGCGCCAAGATGGGCAGCCGCCCGGTCGCAGGCAAGACCGGAACCACCAGCAGCTATCGCGACGCCTGGTTCGTGGGCTTTTCCGAACAATATGTCACCGGCGTCTGGATGGGCTATGACGACAATACGCCGCTGAAAGGCGTGACCGGCGGCGGTCTGCCGGCCGAGATCTGGCAGGCGGTGATGACCGATATCCATGAAGGTCTGCCGGAACTGCCGCTTTCGACGGTGTCCCCCGATGGCAGCGGTATCATCCTGTCGGGCGATAATGGCGGCCCCAAGGTCGTGACCTCTGGTTCGGCGGATGATCCGCTGGCGGCGGCGCTGGCAGGGGTCATCAACAGCTCGGGTCAGGGCGGCCAGCCGCCCGCGAATGGGGACGCGCCCACCGCACCGCGCACCCCGGGCAGCAGCACCGAGGCCAATTCGGACGATGCGCTGACACGCGCGCTGAACGGAATCCTGGGTGGAAACTGA
- a CDS encoding ammonium transporter, producing the protein MKTSFLSLATILALTALPAAAQEATEPVTPEVAYIFNTLLFLIGGFLVMWMAAGFAMLEAGLVRSKNVTTQLFKNIAAFSIAGLMYWIVGYNLMYPGDGWTVPGVIGQLFVPKTVDGVASAVVGDGYSSGSDFFFQLMFCATTASIVSGTLAERVKLWAFVIFTVVLTGLIYPIEASWQWGGGWLSEMGFGDFAGSTLVHATGGFAALAGALVLGARHGKYRADGRMQPMPGSNLALATLGTFILWLGWFGFNGASQLAIGTVNDAADVSRIFVNTNMAASAGAVAAMVTTQLYFGKVDLTMVLNGALAGLVSITAEPLTPSIFAAVLIGGVGGVIAVLVVPLLDRLKIDDVVGAIPVHLVAGVWGTLVVPATNPDKSYLTQIIGIAAIGAFVFLTSLILWMVLKATMGIRVDAESEITGLDISEMGMEAYPDFIQAK; encoded by the coding sequence ATGAAGACGTCATTCCTGTCTTTGGCGACGATACTGGCCCTGACGGCACTGCCCGCCGCCGCGCAAGAGGCAACCGAGCCCGTCACGCCAGAGGTCGCCTATATCTTCAACACGCTGCTGTTCCTGATCGGCGGCTTTCTGGTCATGTGGATGGCTGCGGGCTTTGCCATGCTGGAGGCCGGGCTGGTCAGGTCCAAGAATGTCACCACCCAGCTGTTCAAGAATATCGCGGCCTTTTCCATTGCCGGGCTGATGTATTGGATCGTCGGCTATAACCTGATGTATCCGGGCGATGGCTGGACCGTTCCCGGCGTGATCGGCCAGCTTTTCGTGCCGAAAACGGTCGATGGCGTCGCCTCGGCCGTTGTCGGGGATGGCTATTCGTCCGGGTCGGACTTTTTCTTCCAGCTGATGTTCTGCGCCACCACGGCCTCGATCGTGTCGGGAACGCTGGCCGAGCGGGTGAAGCTTTGGGCCTTTGTCATCTTCACCGTGGTGCTGACGGGTCTGATCTATCCCATCGAGGCAAGCTGGCAATGGGGTGGCGGCTGGCTGTCGGAAATGGGTTTTGGCGATTTCGCCGGATCGACGCTGGTTCATGCGACCGGGGGTTTTGCAGCGCTGGCCGGGGCGCTGGTTCTGGGTGCGCGGCACGGGAAATACCGTGCCGATGGCCGGATGCAGCCGATGCCCGGATCCAATCTGGCGCTGGCGACCCTGGGCACCTTTATCCTGTGGCTGGGCTGGTTCGGCTTCAACGGCGCCTCGCAACTGGCCATTGGTACGGTCAATGACGCGGCCGATGTCAGCCGGATCTTCGTGAATACGAATATGGCCGCCTCGGCCGGGGCTGTCGCCGCGATGGTCACGACGCAGCTTTATTTCGGCAAGGTTGACCTGACCATGGTGCTGAACGGTGCGCTGGCCGGGCTGGTCTCGATCACGGCAGAGCCTTTGACCCCGTCCATCTTCGCGGCGGTTCTGATCGGCGGTGTCGGCGGCGTGATTGCGGTGTTGGTGGTGCCGCTGCTGGACCGGCTGAAAATCGACGATGTGGTGGGCGCGATCCCGGTGCATCTGGTCGCCGGTGTCTGGGGCACGCTGGTCGTTCCGGCCACCAATCCCGATAAAAGCTATCTGACGCAGATCATCGGGATCGCAGCCATCGGCGCCTTCGTCTTTCTGACCAGCCTGATCCTGTGGATGGTGCTGAAGGCGACCATGGGGATCCGCGTCGATGCCGAATCCGAGATCACCGGGCTGGATATTTCGGAAATGGGGATGGAGGCCTATCCCGACTTCATTCAGGCAAAATAG
- a CDS encoding polyprenyl synthetase family protein — MGVKEDVQKPLDRLSEALASDMEAVNALIRQKMLSRHAPRIPEVTAHLIEAGGKRLRPLLTLASARMVGYDGPYHIHLAATVEFIHTATLLHDDVVDESRQRRGRPTANLLWDNKSSVLVGDYLFARSFQLMVEPGNLRTLEILSNASATIAEGEVLQLTAAQDLRTDEAIYLQVVRGKTAALFSAATEVGGVIADAPAEMVQALFDYGDALGIAFQIVDDVLDYGGAADTIGKNVGDDFRERKLTLPVIKAVALADAEERAFWQRTIEQGDQRDGDLEHALHLLARHGALEAARMNALNWAAKARQALTKLPPHPIRDMLSELADFVVSRVA; from the coding sequence ATGGGTGTGAAGGAAGACGTCCAAAAACCGCTGGACCGCCTGTCAGAGGCCTTGGCTTCGGACATGGAGGCCGTGAATGCGCTGATCCGGCAGAAAATGCTGTCGCGCCACGCGCCGCGCATCCCCGAGGTCACGGCCCATCTGATCGAGGCGGGGGGCAAGCGCCTGCGGCCGCTGCTGACCCTGGCTTCAGCCCGGATGGTTGGCTATGACGGCCCCTATCACATCCATCTGGCCGCGACGGTGGAATTCATCCACACCGCCACGTTGCTGCATGATGATGTGGTCGATGAAAGCAGGCAGCGTCGTGGCCGGCCGACTGCGAATCTGCTGTGGGACAACAAATCCTCGGTTCTGGTCGGCGATTACCTGTTCGCCCGCAGCTTCCAGCTGATGGTCGAGCCGGGCAATCTGCGCACCCTGGAAATCCTGTCCAATGCCAGCGCCACGATTGCCGAGGGCGAGGTGCTGCAACTGACCGCTGCGCAGGATTTGCGCACGGATGAGGCGATTTACCTGCAGGTCGTGCGCGGCAAGACCGCTGCCCTGTTCTCTGCCGCGACCGAGGTGGGCGGCGTCATCGCCGACGCCCCGGCCGAGATGGTGCAGGCGCTGTTCGATTATGGGGACGCTTTGGGCATTGCGTTTCAGATCGTCGATGATGTGCTGGATTATGGCGGCGCAGCGGACACGATCGGCAAGAATGTCGGCGATGATTTCCGCGAGCGGAAGCTGACCCTGCCGGTCATCAAGGCCGTCGCTTTGGCCGACGCGGAAGAGCGTGCCTTCTGGCAGCGCACCATTGAACAGGGCGATCAGCGCGATGGCGATCTGGAGCATGCGCTGCACCTGCTGGCGCGGCATGGCGCGCTGGAAGCGGCGCGGATGAATGCGCTGAACTGGGCGGCCAAGGCCCGGCAGGCGCTGACCAAGCTGCCCCCGCATCCGATCCGCGACATGCTGTCGGAACTGGCCGATTTCGTGGTCAGCCGCGTCGCCTGA
- a CDS encoding DUF2007 domain-containing protein — MKELFRSTDPVRISRASSLLESEGIASFEMDQHTSVLEGSIGVLPRRLMVADRDEFIARAILRDLGLDE, encoded by the coding sequence ATGAAAGAGTTATTTCGCAGCACCGATCCTGTCAGGATTTCCCGCGCCTCCAGCCTGCTGGAAAGTGAAGGGATCGCCTCATTCGAAATGGACCAGCATACCAGCGTGCTGGAAGGATCCATCGGGGTGCTGCCGCGTCGGCTGATGGTGGCCGACCGCGATGAATTCATAGCCCGTGCGATCCTGCGGGATCTGGGACTGGATGAGTGA
- a CDS encoding tRNA1(Val) (adenine(37)-N6)-methyltransferase produces MSDLRLDGFLGGRLQIAQPRRGYRAGADAVMLAAACPARPGQAVLELGCGAGVALLSLGWRVPDLRLTGIERQQDYADLARSNAAANGIPCKIVTADLAALPADLRGESFDHVIANPPYFLDGTAAPDPGRAQARQEQTPLQIWIDIALRRLRPGGVLTVIQRADRLDRLIATLQDRAGDLVILPIAARAGREAGRIILTARKGARGPLRLLAPFIMHENLMHQRDAEDLSPAASAVLREGQPITSLFAKVS; encoded by the coding sequence ATGAGTGATCTTCGCCTTGACGGCTTTCTGGGCGGGCGGCTGCAGATCGCACAGCCGCGACGCGGCTATCGCGCGGGTGCGGATGCAGTGATGCTGGCGGCGGCCTGCCCGGCGCGACCCGGACAGGCAGTGCTGGAACTGGGCTGCGGGGCAGGGGTGGCGCTGCTGTCGCTGGGCTGGCGGGTTCCCGACCTGCGCCTGACCGGGATCGAGCGGCAACAGGATTATGCCGATCTTGCCCGTAGCAATGCTGCCGCGAATGGCATCCCCTGCAAGATCGTCACCGCTGATCTTGCCGCCCTGCCTGCCGATCTGAGGGGCGAGAGCTTTGATCATGTGATTGCGAATCCGCCCTATTTCCTGGACGGCACCGCCGCCCCCGATCCGGGCCGCGCGCAGGCCCGGCAGGAACAGACGCCCTTGCAGATCTGGATCGACATTGCCCTGCGCCGCCTGCGCCCCGGGGGGGTGCTGACCGTGATCCAGCGCGCCGACAGGCTGGACCGTCTGATCGCCACGCTTCAGGACCGCGCCGGAGATCTTGTGATCCTGCCGATCGCTGCGCGCGCGGGCCGCGAGGCCGGACGGATCATCCTGACCGCGCGCAAGGGCGCCCGTGGCCCGCTGCGGCTTCTGGCCCCGTTCATCATGCATGAAAACCTGATGCATCAGCGGGATGCCGAAGACCTGAGCCCCGCCGCATCCGCCGTCTTGCGCGAAGGTCAACCGATCACAAGTCTGTTTGCAAAAGTCTCGTGA
- a CDS encoding YdcH family protein produces MSVASHVEELRRKHQVLSDAVEKAQRSPGASTMEITEMKREKLRLKEEISRLSH; encoded by the coding sequence ATGTCGGTTGCTTCCCATGTCGAGGAGCTGCGCAGAAAGCACCAGGTTCTTTCGGATGCCGTTGAAAAGGCACAAAGAAGTCCCGGTGCAAGCACGATGGAAATTACCGAGATGAAACGGGAGAAGCTTCGTCTGAAGGAAGAGATTTCCCGACTGTCCCACTAG
- the phbB gene encoding acetoacetyl-CoA reductase yields the protein MSKVAIVTGGSRGIGAAISKALKDAGYTVAANYAGNDDAAKAFTDETGIKTYKWSVADYDACAAGIKQVEEELGPVAVLVNNAGITRDAMFHKMTPQQWKEVIDTNLTGVFNMTHPIWGGMRDRKFGRVINISSINGQKGQAGQANYSAAKAGDIGLTKALAQEGARAGITVNAIAPGYIGTEMVRAIDEKVLNERIIPQIPVGRLGEPEEIARAVVFLASDDAGFITGSTISANGGQFFV from the coding sequence ATGTCCAAAGTTGCAATTGTCACAGGCGGTTCGCGCGGTATCGGCGCTGCGATCTCTAAGGCGTTGAAGGATGCGGGCTATACCGTGGCGGCGAATTATGCCGGCAATGACGACGCAGCGAAGGCGTTCACGGATGAGACCGGGATCAAGACCTATAAGTGGTCGGTCGCAGATTACGACGCCTGCGCCGCAGGCATCAAGCAGGTCGAGGAAGAACTGGGTCCCGTCGCGGTGCTGGTGAACAATGCCGGGATCACGCGCGATGCGATGTTCCACAAGATGACGCCGCAGCAGTGGAAAGAGGTGATCGACACCAACCTGACGGGCGTGTTCAACATGACCCATCCCATCTGGGGCGGCATGCGTGACCGCAAATTCGGCCGGGTCATCAATATCAGCTCGATCAATGGCCAGAAGGGTCAGGCCGGTCAGGCCAACTATTCCGCCGCGAAGGCGGGCGATATCGGCCTGACCAAGGCGCTGGCGCAGGAGGGCGCGCGTGCAGGCATCACCGTCAACGCCATCGCCCCCGGCTATATCGGGACCGAGATGGTGCGTGCGATTGACGAAAAAGTCCTGAACGAGCGAATCATTCCGCAGATTCCGGTCGGTCGCCTGGGCGAGCCCGAAGAAATCGCGCGCGCGGTGGTTTTCCTGGCGTCTGACGATGCAGGCTTCATCACCGGGTCGACCATCAGCGCGAATGGCGGTCAGTTCTTCGTCTGA
- a CDS encoding acetyl-CoA C-acetyltransferase, translating into MTKAVIVSAARTPVGSFLGSFANVPAHDLGATVLKEVVARAGVDPAEVSETILGQVLTAAQGQNPGRQAHINAGLPKESAAWVLNQVCGSGLRAVALAAQQVSLGDADVVIAGGQESMSLSPHASYLRSGQKMGDMKAVDTMIKDGLWDAFNNYHMGQTAENVAEKWQITREQQDEFAVASQNKAEAAQNAGKFDDEIVGYTVKTRKGDIVVDKDEYIRHGATLEAMQKLRPAFTKDGTVTAGNASGLNDGAAAVMVMSEDEAARRGLTPLARIASYATAGLDPAIMGVGPVYASRKALEKAGWSVDDLDLVEANEAFAAQALAVNKEMGWNPDIVNVNGGAIAIGHPIGASGARILNTLIFEMARRDAKKGIATLCIGGGMGVALCLER; encoded by the coding sequence ATGACCAAAGCCGTTATCGTATCCGCCGCCCGTACTCCGGTCGGCAGTTTCCTTGGATCTTTTGCCAACGTCCCTGCCCACGACCTTGGCGCGACCGTGCTGAAAGAAGTCGTCGCCCGCGCCGGTGTTGATCCTGCCGAAGTCAGTGAGACCATTCTGGGTCAGGTTCTGACCGCCGCACAGGGACAGAACCCCGGCCGCCAGGCGCATATCAATGCGGGCCTGCCCAAGGAATCGGCGGCCTGGGTGCTGAACCAGGTCTGCGGCTCGGGCCTGCGCGCCGTGGCGCTGGCCGCCCAGCAGGTCAGCCTTGGCGACGCCGATGTGGTCATTGCCGGCGGGCAGGAAAGCATGTCGCTGTCGCCCCACGCCTCTTATCTGCGCTCGGGCCAGAAAATGGGCGACATGAAAGCCGTCGACACGATGATCAAGGACGGTCTCTGGGACGCGTTCAACAATTACCACATGGGCCAGACCGCAGAGAATGTCGCCGAAAAGTGGCAGATCACCCGTGAACAGCAGGATGAATTCGCCGTCGCCTCGCAGAACAAGGCCGAAGCGGCGCAGAATGCCGGCAAGTTCGACGATGAGATCGTTGGCTATACGGTCAAGACCCGCAAGGGCGATATCGTCGTCGACAAGGACGAATATATCCGCCACGGCGCTACGCTGGAGGCGATGCAGAAGCTGCGCCCGGCCTTTACCAAGGATGGCACGGTGACGGCCGGCAACGCATCGGGCCTGAACGATGGCGCGGCGGCGGTCATGGTCATGTCCGAAGATGAGGCCGCCCGCCGGGGTCTGACCCCGCTGGCGCGGATCGCCTCTTACGCGACGGCGGGTCTGGATCCGGCGATCATGGGCGTCGGCCCGGTCTATGCCAGCCGCAAGGCGCTGGAAAAGGCGGGCTGGTCGGTCGACGATCTGGACCTTGTCGAGGCGAACGAAGCCTTTGCCGCACAGGCGCTGGCGGTGAACAAGGAAATGGGCTGGAACCCCGACATCGTGAACGTGAACGGCGGCGCCATCGCCATCGGCCACCCGATCGGCGCCTCCGGCGCGCGCATTCTGAACACCCTGATCTTCGAAATGGCCCGCCGCGACGCCAAGAAGGGCATTGCGACCCTGTGCATCGGCGGCGGCATGGGAGTTGCCCTGTGCCTTGAGCGGTAA
- a CDS encoding EAL domain-containing protein produces MTNGTPPAKTSPLDHAINRQDQLTLPAVKAAVTRGNGVLAFQPIVQAERTGRPAFYEGLIRIIDDTGRIVPLRDFMPIAETTELGRQIDCLSLTLGINALLENPVLRLSINMSARSIDYPEWMDTLRSCIANDPSVGERLILEVTESSAMDMPDQVNTFMREVHRFGISLALDDFGAGYTSFRYLRDFCFDMIKIDGQFIRNITENRDNQVLTRALMSIAQHFDMFTVAEWVETADDARFLIENGIDCMQGYYFGAPTIAPPWRSPPTAAVR; encoded by the coding sequence GTGACAAACGGCACCCCGCCCGCAAAAACTTCGCCGCTGGATCATGCGATCAACCGACAGGACCAGCTGACATTGCCCGCCGTGAAGGCGGCAGTGACCCGCGGGAATGGCGTCCTGGCCTTCCAGCCTATCGTACAGGCGGAACGAACCGGGCGGCCGGCCTTTTACGAAGGGCTGATCCGGATCATTGACGATACCGGCCGCATCGTGCCGCTGCGCGATTTCATGCCGATTGCCGAAACCACCGAACTGGGGCGGCAGATCGACTGCCTGTCGCTGACGCTGGGCATCAATGCGCTGCTGGAAAACCCGGTCCTGCGGCTGTCGATCAACATGTCGGCGCGCTCCATCGATTATCCCGAATGGATGGATACCTTGCGCAGCTGCATCGCCAACGACCCAAGTGTGGGAGAGCGGCTGATCCTGGAAGTCACCGAAAGCTCGGCCATGGATATGCCGGATCAGGTCAATACCTTCATGCGTGAGGTGCATCGCTTCGGCATCAGCCTGGCGCTGGACGATTTCGGCGCGGGATATACCTCATTCCGCTATCTGCGCGATTTCTGCTTCGACATGATCAAGATCGATGGGCAATTCATCCGCAATATCACCGAAAACCGCGACAATCAGGTGCTGACACGTGCGCTGATGTCGATCGCACAGCATTTCGACATGTTCACCGTGGCGGAATGGGTCGAAACTGCGGATGACGCGCGTTTCCTGATCGAAAACGGCATCGACTGCATGCAGGGATATTATTTCGGCGCGCCGACGATTGCGCCGCCATGGCGCTCTCCTCCGACGGCGGCGGTGCGCTGA
- a CDS encoding DNA-3-methyladenine glycosylase I yields the protein MSSHCTWCGTDPLYVAYHDEEWGVPEHDPRALWEKLVLDGFQAGLSWITILRKREDFREEFDQFDPEKIAKWDQARIEKALQNPGIVRHRGKIEATVKGARLFLEIERDEGFAPWLWSFVGGAPIQNNFSDMSQVPASTPESIAMSKALKKRGFNFCGPVIVYAFMQATGMVNDHMTGCPRHAELSRPSIAG from the coding sequence ATGAGCAGCCATTGCACCTGGTGTGGCACGGACCCGCTTTACGTGGCCTATCACGATGAGGAATGGGGCGTGCCGGAACATGACCCGCGCGCCCTGTGGGAAAAGCTGGTTCTGGACGGCTTTCAGGCGGGGCTGAGCTGGATCACGATCCTGCGCAAACGCGAGGATTTTCGCGAGGAATTCGACCAGTTCGATCCTGAAAAGATCGCCAAATGGGATCAGGCGCGGATCGAAAAGGCGCTGCAGAATCCCGGTATCGTGCGCCATCGCGGCAAGATCGAGGCGACCGTCAAGGGCGCCCGGCTTTTCCTTGAGATCGAGCGTGACGAGGGCTTTGCGCCCTGGCTGTGGTCCTTTGTCGGCGGCGCGCCAATTCAGAACAATTTTAGCGATATGTCACAGGTTCCGGCCTCGACCCCCGAATCGATTGCGATGTCAAAGGCGCTGAAAAAGCGCGGCTTCAACTTCTGCGGACCGGTGATCGTCTATGCCTTCATGCAGGCAACCGGCATGGTCAACGACCATATGACCGGATGCCCGCGTCACGCGGAACTCAGTCGGCCATCAATTGCCGGATAA
- a CDS encoding TlpA family protein disulfide reductase, which produces MLRSVLLYTALVFGANAAFAQEVDWKAAQEAGLEKLVPSADARPLPDIEFTDPEGNAHTLADYKGQVVLLNFWATWCAPCREEMPSLDRLQTELGGDDFQVVPVATGRNPPEKIDRFFQENGIENLPVLLDPRQQLAREMAVIGLPVTVLINREGQEVARLLGDADWASEPAKEVIRQLMAD; this is translated from the coding sequence ATGCTGCGTTCTGTTCTGCTTTATACGGCACTGGTTTTCGGTGCAAATGCCGCCTTTGCGCAGGAGGTGGACTGGAAGGCCGCGCAAGAGGCCGGGCTGGAAAAGCTGGTGCCAAGCGCGGATGCGCGGCCGCTGCCCGATATCGAATTCACCGACCCCGAAGGCAATGCCCACACCCTTGCCGATTACAAGGGTCAGGTGGTGCTGCTGAATTTCTGGGCAACCTGGTGCGCGCCCTGCCGGGAAGAAATGCCTTCGCTGGATCGTCTGCAGACGGAACTGGGCGGCGATGATTTTCAGGTCGTCCCTGTGGCGACCGGCCGCAACCCGCCCGAGAAGATCGACCGTTTCTTTCAGGAAAACGGCATCGAAAACCTGCCCGTCCTGCTGGATCCGCGGCAGCAGTTGGCGCGTGAGATGGCGGTGATCGGCCTGCCGGTGACGGTCCTGATCAATCGCGAAGGACAAGAGGTCGCGCGGCTTCTGGGCGATGCCGACTGGGCCAGCGAACCCGCGAAAGAGGTTATCCGGCAATTGATGGCCGACTGA